GCCCCCCCGAGCACGGCATACGCGAACTCGCCGACGCGCTGCCCGCTGGCGTCGCGCGCCTCGGGGCCGGTCCCGGCGGCCCAGGCGTTCTCCGAACCCGTCTCGGTGAGGATGCAGTGCCCGGCGGTGCCGATGTAGCGCCTGCCGTCGCTGCCGGTGAACAGGTAGTTGAACGTGCAGGCGCCGGTGTCGCTCAGCACGCGCGCTCCGGGCCGCACGCCGGTGCAGGAGCTGGACAGCCCGAGCGGTGAGGCGGCCCGCCCTTTCAGGAGCCCGGTGACCGAATCGACGAGGGAACCGAGCAGCACGGGCGTGCCGTCGGCGACCGTGGGACCGCACCGGTCGGGTGCGGAGGAGCTCGACGCCTTCGGCGACGAGGGGGCGGCGGCCGCGGGGGCGACGCTCATGACGGCGAGGCTCAGAGACAGCACGACGAGGAGCAGGCGTGGACGCATGCGGATCATCTTCCTCTGCGTGAGGGAACGGCGGCGGGGGTGTAGCGCTTGCACAGTACCTGAGTCCGGCACCTAGTCAAGGGCCATCCACCTCACCACCACCCACGCTCGTTCCAGCGAACGGGTAGCGGCGCCACTAGGCTGAACCGGGTCCACGCCGACGAGCGGTTCTGGCGGTGGAGACGTGATCCTCCGTGGGGGCGCGCAGAAGCCGGCGGTGTGGGTAGGAGAGGTCATGGCCTGGAGCGAAACGACGACCACAGGAGGACCACGAGCCATGGCGGCCTTCCGCCTCACCAGCCCGGCGTTCGAGCATGATGCCGAGCTGCCACTGCGCTACACCGGTGAGGGCGACGACCTCTCGCCGCCGCTGAACTGGGCGGGAACGCCGCCGGGGACCAAGGAGCTCGCGCTGGTCTGCGACGACCCGGACGCCGAGACCGGCGTGTTCACGCACTGGGTCGTGTACGGGCTCGCCCCCGACGTCACCGGCCTGCCCGAGGCGATCCCCGGTGACGCGATCATCGAGAGCGAGGAGGTCTCCCTCGTCCAGGGACTGAACGAGTTCGACGAGGTGGGGTGGAGCGGGCCCGTGGCCAGCGACGAGCGCGGCCCCCATCGCCTGTTCTTCCGGCTCTTCGCGCTCGACACCGAGCTCCTCGACCTTCCGCCGGGCGTCTCGCGCGCCGAGCTGCGGACC
This is a stretch of genomic DNA from Egibacteraceae bacterium. It encodes these proteins:
- a CDS encoding YbhB/YbcL family Raf kinase inhibitor-like protein, with the protein product MAWSETTTTGGPRAMAAFRLTSPAFEHDAELPLRYTGEGDDLSPPLNWAGTPPGTKELALVCDDPDAETGVFTHWVVYGLAPDVTGLPEAIPGDAIIESEEVSLVQGLNEFDEVGWSGPVASDERGPHRLFFRLFALDTELLDLPPGVSRAELRTAAKDHIIEQALLVGIV